One Bacillus mycoides genomic window carries:
- a CDS encoding plasmid recombination protein — translation MLFSISFNQSHQSSLSHNNRENIHGNPGIDPSKLDENIYFVQKDIRSVYKDVFQEAVDKYNEKQKRNDRKIQDYYDKIHKNEKTHEQRELVVAIGEGKDDPKYREAKKEALKCYAEAFQERNPNLVVYNMVLHDDEANPHLHINYVPNFESSRGLTRRVGMDRALQQQGVQGKGTELIANWRQLETAYIESLAKEQIPNFERANVGSHKYMKVRQYKEYAEAVSNIENQFIEISKRLPNNKITLKTKKKEIKTEVKPKLIGKPEIIEKETGNYVFSPKQLEKVEELITAAVTVKKDYERLQNTDLVKENKELNRQVDSLYDSLKESQKINLELREGNRKLNTEIGSLKAHIKDLKENIRVLYQQTKKAFKEKFKAFRGVIKNELDSKGIDNQFEREHKRQISKHRDFDRER, via the coding sequence ATGTTATTCTCTATCTCATTTAATCAATCTCACCAAAGTTCATTAAGCCATAATAACAGAGAAAATATTCATGGGAATCCTGGCATAGATCCATCCAAGTTAGACGAAAATATCTACTTTGTTCAAAAGGACATCCGAAGTGTATACAAGGATGTCTTTCAAGAAGCGGTGGACAAGTATAATGAGAAACAAAAACGCAATGACCGTAAGATTCAGGACTACTATGACAAAATACATAAAAATGAAAAGACACATGAGCAACGAGAATTGGTTGTAGCGATTGGGGAAGGTAAGGACGACCCAAAGTATAGGGAAGCGAAAAAAGAAGCGCTAAAGTGCTATGCTGAGGCGTTTCAAGAGCGAAATCCAAATCTAGTAGTTTATAACATGGTTTTACATGATGATGAAGCCAATCCACATTTACATATTAACTATGTACCGAATTTCGAAAGTAGTCGAGGATTAACGAGGCGTGTCGGAATGGATAGAGCTTTGCAACAACAAGGCGTACAAGGAAAAGGGACGGAGCTAATTGCGAATTGGAGACAATTAGAAACGGCTTATATTGAATCTTTGGCTAAAGAACAAATTCCAAATTTTGAACGTGCCAATGTGGGTTCCCATAAATATATGAAAGTCCGTCAATACAAAGAATATGCTGAAGCAGTCTCTAATATAGAGAATCAATTTATCGAGATAAGCAAGCGATTGCCCAATAATAAAATTACGCTAAAGACCAAAAAGAAAGAGATCAAGACAGAGGTAAAACCAAAATTAATTGGTAAACCTGAAATCATTGAGAAAGAAACAGGCAATTATGTTTTTTCTCCAAAGCAACTCGAAAAAGTAGAAGAATTAATAACCGCAGCAGTCACTGTAAAAAAAGATTATGAGCGTTTGCAGAATACGGATCTGGTAAAAGAAAATAAGGAATTGAATCGCCAAGTTGATAGTTTGTATGATTCTTTAAAAGAATCTCAAAAGATAAATCTAGAGTTGAGAGAGGGAAATAGAAAATTAAATACTGAAATAGGCTCATTAAAAGCTCACATAAAGGATTTGAAGGAGAATATAAGAGTTTTGTATCAACAGACGAAAAAAGCTTTTAAAGAGAAATTCAAGGCGTTTAGAGGGGTTATTAAAAATGAATTGGATAGCAAGGGAATAGATAATCAATTTGAACGTGAACATAAGAGACAAATAAGCAAACATCGGGATTTTGATAGGGAAA